One region of Leptospiraceae bacterium genomic DNA includes:
- a CDS encoding DDE-type integrase/transposase/recombinase, translating into MWISDITYIFVGNTWMYLCVIIDLFNREIIGWHFDDNMETPLLIKAFENAVSTGIMQ; encoded by the coding sequence GTGTGGATATCCGATATTACCTACATATTCGTAGGCAATACTTGGATGTATTTATGTGTTATCATTGATCTTTTTAATCGAGAAATAATCGGTTGGCATTTTGATGATAATATGGAAACACCTCTTCTTATTAAGGCATTTGAAAATGCGGTTAGTACTGGGATAATGCAGTAG